A region from the Aquimarina sp. ERC-38 genome encodes:
- the rplQ gene encoding 50S ribosomal protein L17 — MRHGKKINHLGRKTAHRKAMLANMACSLIEHKRINTTTAKAKALKQFVEPLITKSKEDSTHNRRIVFSKLRNKYAVAELFRDVAAKIGDRPGGYTRIIKLGNRLGDNADMAMIELVDYNTLYNAGKPVKKKTTRRGRSKKDATTASQPVAPIAEVSNSEEE, encoded by the coding sequence ATGAGACACGGAAAAAAGATAAATCACCTAGGTAGAAAAACTGCCCATCGTAAAGCAATGCTCGCGAATATGGCATGTTCGCTTATTGAACATAAAAGAATCAATACTACTACGGCAAAAGCTAAAGCTTTAAAGCAATTTGTGGAGCCTTTAATTACAAAATCCAAAGAGGATTCTACTCATAACCGAAGAATTGTTTTTAGTAAATTAAGAAACAAATATGCGGTTGCAGAATTGTTTCGGGATGTAGCAGCTAAGATCGGTGATCGCCCTGGTGGATATACCCGAATTATTAAATTGGGTAATCGTTTAGGTGATAATGCAGATATGGCAATGATAGAATTAGTAGACTACAATACATTGTATAATGCAGGTAAGCCAGTTAAAAAGAAAACTACTCGACGAGGAAGGTCTAAAAAGGATGCTACCACAGCATCACAGCCGGTAGCTCCTATAGCTGAGGTTTCTAATTCAGAAGAAGAGTAA